In the genome of Dermacentor silvarum isolate Dsil-2018 chromosome 1, BIME_Dsil_1.4, whole genome shotgun sequence, one region contains:
- the LOC119446819 gene encoding protein max: MSDGKTDKRARHSALERCRRDRITSSFSSLRDAVPSLQGEKATRSQILKKAADYIESMLSKNNDNQRDIQKLWAQNKLLEEKIRMREEAKMAACSRERSGWALHKAAAAPKQGE; encoded by the coding sequence ATGAGTGACGGCAAAACGGACAAGAGAGCGCGCCACAGTGCTCTGGAACGATGTCGACGGGACCGCATCACGTCCAGCTTCAGCAGCCTGCGGGACGCCGTGCCGTCTCTGCAAGGCGAGAAGGCTACGCGGTCGCAAATCCTCAAGAAGGCGGCCGACTACATTGAATCCATGCTGAGCAAAAACAATGATAACCAGCGCGACATCCAGAAACTCTGGGCACAGAACAAGCTCCTCGAAGAGAAAATCCGGATGCGTGAGGAGGCTAAGATGGCCGCCTGCAGCCGCGAGCGGAGCGGCTGGGCGCTCCACAAAGCTGCTGCTGCGCCGAAGCAAGGCGAGTGA